GACCTGCCTTGGACCAACCTGCTGAACGCCTACTCCTGCACCGAGTGCGGCCGCTGCACCTCGGTGTGCCCCGCCAACCTGACGGGCAAGCTGCTCTCGCCGCGCAAAATCATCATGGACACGCGCGACCGGATGGAGGAGAAGTATAACTCGCCCGTGATATTCCGGCCCAATGTGTACGGCGCCGAAGCCAAGCACGAGCCCATCACGGACTTGGCCAACGCCACGCTGCTGCGCGGCAAAGTGACGCCTGAAGAGCTCTGGGCCTGCACCACCTGCAACGCCTGCGTGGAAAGCTGCCCCGTGAACATCAACCCGCTGGAAAGCATCATCGAAATGCGCCGCTTCCTGGTGCTGGAAGAGTCGGCCGCGCCCAATTCGCTCAACGTCATGTTCTCCAACATCGAGAACAACGGCGCGCCCTGGGCCTTCTCGCCGTCGGACCGCTTCAACTGGGCCGACGACTTGTTTGCGGCCGAGAAGCCCGCGAAGGCAGCGGTAGCTTAGGCTGCACAACAACAGCACGTCATACTGAGCGTAGCCGAAGTATCTCGCGTGCTGTTAGTAAATCAATCGTTCAACGATGCGGGCGAGATGCTTCGGCTGCGCTCAGCATGACGTGCTAATCAACTATTATGACTCCCGAAGCTCCCACCAAAAAGCAAATCAACGTTCCCGTCATGGCCGATTTGGCGGCCCGCAACGAGTCGCCCGAAATCCTGTTCTGGGTGGGCTGCGCCGGTGCTTTTGATGACCGGTACAAGCGCGTGACCCGTGCCTTCGTGCGCATTCTCGAGCACGTGGGCACTAAGTACGCCGTGCTGGGCCTGGAGGAAAGCTGCACCGGCGACCCCGCCAAGCGCGCCGGCAACGAGTTTCTGTTTCAGATGCAGGCCATGACGAACATCACGACGCTGAACGGCTACGGCATCAAGAAAATAGTGACGGCCTGCCCCCACTGCTTCAACACCATCAAGAACGAGTACCCCGCGCTGGGCGGCGACTACGAGGTGATTCACCACAGCACCTACCTGCAGCAGCTCATCAACGAGGGCAAGGTGGGCGTGACCGGGGGCGAGAGCTTCAAGGGCCGCCGCATCACCTTCCACGACAGCTGCTACCTGGGCCGCGCCAACAACATCTACGAAGCCCCGCGCGACGTGCTGGCCGCCCTCGACGCCGACCTGGTGGAGATGAAGCGCAGCCGCGCCAACGGCCTGTGCTGCGGGGCCGGCGGGGCCCAGATGTGGAAGGAGCCCGAGCCCGGCAAAAAGGACATCAACATCGAGCGCACCGAGGAGGCCCTGGCCACCCTGAGCGGCGCCGCCGAAGCCCTGGCCAACCTGGGCG
This region of Hymenobacter sedentarius genomic DNA includes:
- a CDS encoding (Fe-S)-binding protein — encoded protein: MADLAARNESPEILFWVGCAGAFDDRYKRVTRAFVRILEHVGTKYAVLGLEESCTGDPAKRAGNEFLFQMQAMTNITTLNGYGIKKIVTACPHCFNTIKNEYPALGGDYEVIHHSTYLQQLINEGKVGVTGGESFKGRRITFHDSCYLGRANNIYEAPRDVLAALDADLVEMKRSRANGLCCGAGGAQMWKEPEPGKKDINIERTEEALATLSGAAEALANLGGVETETSAPGPHDLQGSIIAVSCPFCMTMMSDGVKNKEQESRVQVFDLAELVASAEGINA